TACATTTCTGTTGTATTGATAAAATACGGTGTTGATAAAATTTTTAAAGCTCAATTTCCCACACCTGAACCGAATATTCTGTTCACAAGATTCGGAAATCTAGACAAAGATATTTTATTCTGGAGTACGATTGGGACTTCTAAAATTTATAATAACATTACTGGTTCAGTTGAACTTCTTGCAGGAATTTTATTGTTATTCCAGCGTACCCGATTTTTGGGATTATTATTGGTAATCATTAGTTTCGCTCAGATATTGATCATCAATATCAGTTTTGATATTTCTGTAAAATTATTTTCACTGATTTTACTTTTAATGACCTTATTTTTGGTCAGAAAAAGCGGATGGGAACTTATTTTGAAAATCATTAGTCTACCGAAAAAAACTTTTTTTGACCAAACTTTATTTCTTCCGTATAAAACCTTTTTTAAGATTCTTATTTTAGGAACTGTATTTATAAAAATCGGAATACCATATTTCAATAATGATTTCGATGCAGAAAATAAAGATAATTCATTCAATTTAACGGGATCTTATCAAGTAATTTCTTCCGAAAGCCCTTACCAATATTTATTCTTTCATAAAGACCAATACCTGATTTTAATGGAAGGGTCTTCAGAAAAGATGGTTTCTTTTCATTATGATATTTCTCTTGATCATCAAATTATCCCTGAAGATAATCAACATCATATTTCCAAACATTTATTAATGAAAAATAAGAAAGACAGCACCATTATTTTTTCTTTTGATCATCAAATGATTCATGCTAAACCTATTCAATACAAAAAAATGAATGTATTGCAGGATAGATTTCATTTTTTGGTTGATTGACCTTTCTTTCACCAAGTGAAAACTTCAGTTCACCAAGTCTTCAAAATTTCAGTTTCAAATCGTGGTAATTTTACTTTAGAAATTTAAAACAAGAAATTTTAAAATAATAAATACATACATTATGAAACTGAAACACCTTTTATTAGTAGGAATCTTTGCAGCAGGAAGTTTGGTGAATGCGCAGGAAATCAAAAAAAACGCAATTGAAGTAACCGGAGTTGCCGAAATGGAAGTAGAACCGGATGAGATCATCTTTAGCATCGGTATAAAAGCCGACAACAAAAATCAATTGGCAAACAGCGAAAAACTTTTATTTGAAACACTGAAAAACAACGGTGTAAAAAATGAAGACATTAAATTTAAATCGATGTATCAGAATTTATATTCGAAAACAACGAAGTTTACCAAAAGCTTTCAGTTTAAAGTTAATGCAAAAACCAATGTGAGTAAGCTTTTCGAAGATTTAAACCAAAAATGGGTAAGCAATCTGAATATTGCTGAAATCAAAAACACAAAGATTGCAGATTTCAGAAAAACGGTTAAAATCAATGCGTTGAAAGCGGCGAAAGAGAAAGCTGATTATCTTTTGGGAAGCATCAACAAAAAGACAGGAGATGCAATTGAAATCATTGAAATTGAAGATTACATGAGCGATTCTATTATGCCCGTTGCTTACAGAAGTAAAATGGCAAATGTACAGTTGGAAGCAGCCGACCAAAGTATGGATTATTCGTTCGACAACATCGAAAATATCAAGCTGAAATACAGCATCAAAACAAAATACGAAATTCTTTAGTTTTTTAAGAGGCAGTCAGAAATGGCTGTCTTTTTTTCGCTTAAAAACTTCCACCAAGTGAAAACCTCGGTTCACCAAGTCTTCCGATTTTGGGTTTCTAATCAAAGTAATATTACTGTAGAACTTTAAAATAATAAACTATGCGACACTCTATTTTAATACTCATTTTGATGGTTTCGTTTTTTAAATCTCAGGAAATTAAAAAAGAAATCGACGTAAAACAGGCGACTGTATTTTTGCAGGGCGCGAAAGTTTTTGGAAGCACAAACGTTACTCTTCAAAAAGGAAGAAACACCGTGAAAATCATTAACCTTCCGAATGATCTGGATGAAAATACTTACAAAATCAATCTTGAAAAAAACACTACCCTTTTATCAATCACTCCGCAAAGCAATTATCTTAAAAACGATGAACTGACCGATGGCGAAAAAAAACTGGATGATGAAAGAAAAAAAATTCAGAGACAGGTCAATTTATTGAATATTCAAATTAAAAATCTGACGGGCGAACAAAATATCATTAATGATAATCTTAAAGTTTCAACCAACGATAAATCAACTCCCCAAGAACAGTTGATAAAACTGACTGAATTTTACAGAAAAAGAATGCTGGAAATCGATAATCAGGTTTTTCTTCTGACTGAACAAAAAACTACGCTTGATGAAAGCATTGCTAAAATCAACAAACAATTTTCTGAAGAACAGACTCATAAAACACAAAACAGAAAAGAATTAATTCTTGAAATTCTTGCCGACAATGAAATGAATCTGAATCTTGGAGTAAGTTATATCGTTTCAAATGCAGGCTGGGTTCCATCTTATGATTTGAGAGCTTTGTCTACGAAGAAACCTTTAGAAATTGTCTATAAAGGAAAAATTTATCAGAAAACCGGACAAGACTGGAACAATGTGAAACTTTTCGTGTCCACTTACAGACCTTCTTACAACCAAAACAGACCAATTTTATCGCCATTGTACGTCG
Above is a genomic segment from Chryseobacterium mulctrae containing:
- a CDS encoding SIMPL domain-containing protein, with translation MKLKHLLLVGIFAAGSLVNAQEIKKNAIEVTGVAEMEVEPDEIIFSIGIKADNKNQLANSEKLLFETLKNNGVKNEDIKFKSMYQNLYSKTTKFTKSFQFKVNAKTNVSKLFEDLNQKWVSNLNIAEIKNTKIADFRKTVKINALKAAKEKADYLLGSINKKTGDAIEIIEIEDYMSDSIMPVAYRSKMANVQLEAADQSMDYSFDNIENIKLKYSIKTKYEIL
- a CDS encoding DUF4139 domain-containing protein, which encodes MRHSILILILMVSFFKSQEIKKEIDVKQATVFLQGAKVFGSTNVTLQKGRNTVKIINLPNDLDENTYKINLEKNTTLLSITPQSNYLKNDELTDGEKKLDDERKKIQRQVNLLNIQIKNLTGEQNIINDNLKVSTNDKSTPQEQLIKLTEFYRKRMLEIDNQVFLLTEQKTTLDESIAKINKQFSEEQTHKTQNRKELILEILADNEMNLNLGVSYIVSNAGWVPSYDLRALSTKKPLEIVYKGKIYQKTGQDWNNVKLFVSTYRPSYNQNRPILSPLYVAEYTAYNNEDAKVGYMQKAKAEMSNSYQMRAETAAPSQIPVATVSDNQMNILYELNYNQTIVSQEKEQYVILDKKNVEANFKYHTVPKLNNQVFLMAFVKNWQNLNLISGEANIYFEDNYIGKTNITSNYVKDEFPISLGVDERIVAKRIKIEDKTAQKSFNSNKWETESYEISIRNNTKESIELEVLDQIPLSENQKITVKTLNIGDGDFDIKAGSILWNRKINSGASEKINFSYEVKYPKEMQIQYYSR